tACCGGCCCTAGGTAACAGTCTccaatgttttcttttattattatatataaaatgataattacattattattattaaacatTGGATTGACCAATTCTATTGATCAATAAATagctttcttctctttctttcgtgcTGTTTGGTCTGCACTTCTATGCCACTTTCGAGGAAAAAAGAGAATTCGAATTTTTTAGggattatttatatattatagcTTGTTCATAAAATGTGGTAGAGAGTACTATTatttcatttgatttattttgatatgattGGCCATCTTAGTGGGACATACATCATGGTGGTTAATCATCTTCATTTGGTGCTGAAAACCCAACCTAATAACAACAACCTAAAGATAATCAAGTACTATTTATTTAATACTTATAACAATgtgtttcttcttcttatgcAATAGTTtgaaagtatttattttttaataaatcaattGATTTACACACAAAAACCAGAAACTAAGGAATAACCcgtttttgttattataatatatatatatatatatatatatatatagacacttATTTAAAGTAATTTGTAGAAAATATTCAGGGTAGTGAAAAAAGGATACATTCTTTGTGATTTATTTTATGAGGCATATACTCAATgttattattaaagaaaaaggataCATTCGCAATACCCCACTTGGCCTAATGGCACTTCCTTAACTTGAGAGGAAGGGGAGGGggtggtgaaaaaaaaagatatgttaatataaaagaataacatattttatttgttttattttttttttagacaaaaaattttaatatatagcgTTCGCTTCTGATGATAATTATTTATCATTAAACTAaaatatcaattgatttttggtgtaggcgaggATTAAAACTCAGATTTCTATTCAATTATTAAAGACTTTAATAATTGAGCTAAATGTATTGCTAAAACATAACGGATTAAGCATAGAAAGTGAAAATGTCACTCAATAAAGTAGAAAGGACTCCATATATTGATCACAATAGCATTGATCTCCGTGTTTTAGCCCTCTCCccttaatttattataaataaatgtgAATCAAGACAATGATTTCATTAAAAGAAAGGCACATATTTTTCCGTCAAATATGTATGCAAATTATGTAGCAACGTATGCATTGACACTTATTGCAGTCTGGCTAGTCAAGAGCATATCTTCGGTTATAGCAGCAGTAGGTGAATCAGAAGGGAGGCCATTTTCGCAATTGTAAGCTAGAGTTGTCAACTGGCCTAAATCAGTGATGTCCTTGTACTTTCTCTGCTTTGACAACAGGTAAGCCGCATTGAGCTTGTCTTGCATATCCTTGTAAAGCGTCACACAATTGGAAAAATCATTTTTGAGAGACGGATTGGTAGTGTTGTCACGAAATTGTGTAAAACTCTGGTTATTGTCACTAGCTTGTTTCATTGTTAGCTCAAGTGATATTAATGAGAGTGTGGGGAGGTCTGCCGAGCTAGTACGCGGATCGCTTGTTAATATACTCTCACAGATTTCTTGGTTTTGAGTTTGGGAGCAAATGGTGGCCAGGACATCAGGGTTGACACCATAAGAGCAAGAGatgagaagagaaagagatgcTACAAACAGAGTAACAGTAGAGAATAATGGAAAGCAGCCCATTCTTGGTTATTGTATTGTAAATCTAATTCCTTTAAGTTGAAGGTGATcagaaagatatatataaaagctgAAGAAAGGAGATTTGACAGCCAGACCCTATCTAGATGCTTGTTTTGAACTTCAAAAACATGTGTTATGCATGAATCAATAATATATgttgatatatttaaatataaatgtaaCAATactcaatcaatcaatcaatcatcaatcaatatatatataaaagcagattCCTTACCTGCAAGAGCAGAAGGTTCTGCCAAGTGACGCattgtatgatatttttttcatttgggctttcattttatctaaatttagcatttatatcatttaaatttagcatttatatcaaaatattaattaagtatatatataaaagcagattCCTTACGTGCAAGAGCAAGAGGTTCTGCCAAATGGCgcattgtataatattttttccatttggGCTTCCATCTTATCTAAATTTAGCATATATATCAAAGTATtaattaagtatatatataaaagcagcgACTTTataaaatgttatcaacaaatcctaaaatcaatagaatagaattacctaataatagaatttaaataaaatagagagataaaaaaacgtaaaagaaaaaaaaaagaattttcatttttttccctacgtttctttaaaaaacataaaaggaaaaaaagatagaactttcattttttttcctacatttctttttttgcgTCACGTGACTttaccaaattgcagaaattttactagatttttgaaaaataaatatatttttgttttgttcttatttttttctcctataatttctaagttgataaaaattttaatttgaaatcacttctttagataaagtttgatagacacaaaaactcaataatttaatatcaactTAACTTCTTCTCAtccattaagaaaaaaaaaaaaattcttaagctTCACActttcataaatttatatatatatatatatatatattgttcttatcttcttaaattgcaggattttttttatatattttaaaaaaataga
The DNA window shown above is from Quercus lobata isolate SW786 chromosome 7, ValleyOak3.0 Primary Assembly, whole genome shotgun sequence and carries:
- the LOC115951426 gene encoding uncharacterized protein LOC115951426, with the protein product MRHLAEPSALAASLSLLISCSYGVNPDVLATICSQTQNQEICESILTSDPRTSSADLPTLSLISLELTMKQASDNNQSFTQFRDNTTNPSLKNDFSNCVTLYKDMQDKLNAAYLLSKQRKYKDITDLGQLTTLAYNCENGLPSDSPTAAITEDMLLTSQTAISVNAYVAT